A stretch of the Ctenopharyngodon idella isolate HZGC_01 chromosome 14, HZGC01, whole genome shotgun sequence genome encodes the following:
- the LOC127494401 gene encoding transmembrane O-methyltransferase homolog isoform X3: MSLLVFSVHLLPVVAVMTALFRSPLSALCRQVYSGILKLSHRKVCVSSTHAYVFSNCTHGQAQSVLLTFDLYSTTHASSNIGPQKGAFLDEIVTREAPLRVLELGTHCGYASVRILRLLPPSGKLLTVELDPLTADRGEEIILVAGFKNQQFQVLTCSSAEAISSLPSHTGNDGLDLVLMDHDPELYLQDLLALQRGNLLSTSCVVLINRALTPGAPDLLEYVTARPQSFSVGRQLHGLMEIRCHTGMSPQTHN; encoded by the exons ATGTCTCTGCTGGTGTTCTCCGTGCATCTGCTCCCGGTTGTGGCCGTGATGACGGCTCTTTTCCGCTCACCGCTGTCGGCCCTGTGCCGTCAGGTGTATTCTGGCATACTGAAGCTTTCTCACAGGAAGGTCTGTGTCAGCTCCACTCACGCCTATGTCTTCTCCAACTGCACCCACGGACAGGCTCAGAGTGTTctgctgacctttgacctctacTCCACCACACACGCCTCCTCCAACATTGGCCCTCAGAAAG GAGCGTTTCTGGATGAGATTGTGACGCGTGAAGCTCCGCTGAGGGTTTTGGAGTTGGGGACACACTGTGGCTACGCTTCCGTCAGGATTCTGCGTCTGCTCCCTCCGTCTGGAAAACTGCTGACTGTAGAGCTGGATCCTCTGACAGCAGATCGAGGGGAGGAGATCATACTAGTGGCAGGCTTCAAAAACCAGCAG TTTCAGGTGCTGACATGCTCCTCGGCTGAGGCCATCTCTTCTTTACCCTCTCACACTGGGAATGATGGTCTGGATCTGGTTCTAATGGATCATGACCCTGAGCTTTACCTTCAAGACCTGCTGGCCTTACAGAGAGGGAATCTGCTCTCTACCTCCTGTGTTGTGTTGATCAACAGAGCTCTGACGCCTGGAGCTCCAGACCTTCTGGAGTACGTGACAGCCAGACCGCAGAGCTTCAGCGTGGGCAGACAACTCCATGGACTGATGGAGATACGCTGCCATACAGGAATGAGTCCTCAAACCCACAACTGA